From a region of the Podospora pseudopauciseta strain CBS 411.78 chromosome 7 map unlocalized CBS411.78m_7, whole genome shotgun sequence genome:
- a CDS encoding uncharacterized protein (COG:S; EggNog:ENOG503NZFR) — protein sequence MSLNGLDDPRVKEAYEAAVAEAGGWFLLKYASRDEVELLGQGTGGIVELRNNIAEYTDKSPLYGYLRYRRRNVIIKYLPEDCSRLVQARVTVHFDSVCDRFSPHDTVFEITEAKELKDTKLSAACSLHAASGSTSSSTSSLRRRRLVEIAEEEEEEERDRKRQSTVQEHDRPGSPGQYVVQPPVKLNADLATIPDASRFTDGQDPPQFTGVDRPSSPAQSFDDAGRRMSSLDLYPSSSYPYPKPKVRLGPRPSAEASGRPKTPGGGTAKLVASMPSSVKALSKVSKKGRSADDEDVLESPIKEEPENPFPDLAPTKPVEDDPARPLTSSDIPASAPAPVPTATLAPPSSKPNTISPEKARLLKAMKLREKKKMMNSQSAEGLSAGDVSPAPTTPGLADDNHLETPQEVTMESASPEAAGEEAAVIDKADSGIEIEIVTDLGSVDAQTDSHPPSPLASSDIGDSTQASSLSDSTDETILGKDQGKETPIEKEIQQTETNGQKPDALSLDGQATSIIAPMEDASAVLKDDSAAGAPASANTTVTQEPPVQTLPVSRFSVAAFPAGVSNEDAGSPGSAETVKEEPSATGPETARAVENQEETSPARLLLSKFSTQDAKPIANVESQIDTATVGQPSNIGSDITNVRAGETQPVPAVAETQIAETEEATRPKPVPEPIKTGLDAPGADKRQSVISMFDNDGFIDELQSATVQQATPITVSKSPITPFFNDANSKRNTVGGLDAVSRFSRTVSNPVRSSMLSPNEAVPGSARSVSSSAYLQKAPRPAADVLPKTGKIGSSISERIKALQQLSGKAGAPVETVVAKERPSSTFFAVRKDGKIPSRTPSLVDRTASLSGRPTPSPPGSVESSPDGASIIRRDRSGSVVNRLSMFEGGNPPRGKPESVQVTARIVRDPTRLSEQKLDPAEYNTHDLQHSPLMVDLQKRVSLEVQSRPLSALSSRMSLDHGPQIERKQSLLQRRLSKGSQSAANDRESVADDGQGVPRAGRRSSLNVVKDFIKGAKSPSTDNLAPSPGQAMSPGSRSSSRPPSSHQNTAPSGGFARRLSIGSRRSSIDQNGVLSPVRTTEASIDSDAESIKKSPASPNLGKSSRTSRFMRRLSNTLVPNSRKTGPPSISPTVTEENAAEVAAASRATTATPSASPAQPSIVAFMGDVNVQFPDNLLWKRRSICLDSQGFLILSAVSGTAMLPTKNKAAGLLKRYHITDFKPPYTPDVELQELPNSVVLDFVEGSGLQVACEDRAGQMNILHILTEAYQSHSR from the exons CGCGGGTGACCGTTCACTTTGATTCTGTTTGCGACCGCTTCTCGCCCCACGATACAGTGTTTGAGATCACCGAGGCGAAGGAACTGAAGGACACCAAGCTCTCGGCTGCTTGCTCACTCCACGCTGCTTCGGGTTCGACTTCATCTTCTACCAGTTCGTTGCGCCGAAGACGATTGGTGGAAattgccgaggaagaagaggaagaggaacgAGATCGCAAAAGACAATCGACTGTGCAGGAACACGATCGCCCTGGGTCTCCGGGCCAATATGTTGTACAGCCTCCGGTGAAGCTCAACGCAGATCTTGCCACGATACCCGACGCTTCCAGATTCACCGACGGACAAGATCCTCCTCAGTTTACGGGTGTTGACAGGCCCTCTTCGCCGGCTCAGTCGTTCGATGACGCGGGGAGGCGCATGTCCTCGCTTGACCTCTATCCTAGCAGCTCGTATCCTTACCCCAAACCAAAAGTAAGGCTCGGTCCAAGGCCCTCAGCTGAGGCGTCAGGGCGCCCCAAGACTCCTGGAGGCGGGACTGCCAAACTTGTGGCATCAATGCCTTCTAGTGTCAAGGCACTGTCCAAGGTCTCCAAGAAAGGTCGTTCtgccgacgacgaagacgtcCTGGAATCGCCGATTAAGGAGGAGCCGGAGAATCCGTTTCCAGATCTGGCGCCAACCAAGCCTGTCGAAGACGATCCTGCTCGACCATTGACCAGTAGCGACATCCCGGCCTCCGCCCCAGCACCAGTGCCTACGGCCACACTTGCTCCGCCATCAAGCAAGCCGAACACGATCTCACCCGAAAAAGCACGGCTTTTGAAGGCTATGAAGCtgcgagaaaagaaaaagatgaTGAACTCGCAATCCGCGGAGGGCCTGTCTGCAGGCGATGTTTCTCCGGCACCCACCACTCCAGGTCTGGCAgacgacaaccacctcgaAACTCCACAGGAGGTGACAATGGAAAGCGCTTCACCTGAAGCTGCGGGAGAGGAAGCTGCCGTTATCGACAAAGCCGATTCAGGCATTGAGATTGAAATCGTGACTGATTTGGGCTCTGTCGATGCTCAGACAGACTCGCACCCTCCATCGCCCCTGGCCTCTTCTGATATCGGTGATTCAACCCAGGCTTCGTCTCTCTCAGATTCTACAGACGAAACCATTCTCGGTAAGGACCAGGGCAAGGAAACTCCCATTGAAAAGGAGATCCAGCAAACCGAGACCAACGGTCAAAAACCGGACGCTCTATCTCTGGATGGTCAGGCAACAAGCATCATTGCACCCATGGAAGACGCATCGGCCGTTCTGAAAGATGACAGCGCTGCCGGAGCGCCCGCATCCGCCAACACTACGGTGACACAGGAGCCTCCAGTTCAGACTTTACCGGTATCCCGGTTCTCGGTTGCGGCTTTCCCAGCCGGAGTCTCCAACGAAGACGCAGGTAGTCCCGGTTCTGCAGAAACCGTCAAGGAAGAGCCCTCAGCAACTGGTCCCGAGACTGCACGAGCGGTCGAAAACCAGGAAGAAACATCTCCAGCGCGACTTCTGCTCTCCAAGTTCTCCACTCAAGACGCCAAACCTATCGCCAACGTGGAGAGCCAGATTGACACAGCTACTGTTGGACAGCCATCCAACATAGGGTCAGATATCACCAACGTAAGAGCGGGAGAAACGCAACCGGTTCCGGCTGTTGCGGAAACTCAAATCGCAGAAACGGAAGAAGCCACCAGACCAAAACCTGTCCCTGAGCCCATCAAGACGGGGTTGGATGCGCCTGGAGCGGACAAGCGGCAATCGGTGATCAGCATGTTCGACAACGATGGTTTTATCGATGAGCTGCAGTCTGCCACGGTCCAACAAGCCACACCCATTACCGTCTCCAAGTCACCCATCACGCCATTCTTCAACGATGCGAATTCTAAGAGAAACACCGTCGGAGGTTTGGATGCCGTGTCGAGGTTTTCGAGGACAGTCTCGAACCCCGTTCGAAGCTCCATGCTGTCTCCCAACGAGGCCGTTCCAGGCTCTGCCCGATCTGTCTCGTCCAGTGCCTATCTGCAAAAGGCTCCGCGGCCCGCGGCAGATGTGCTGCCCAAGACAGGCAAAATTGGTTCGAGTATCTCTGAGCGCATCAAAGCACTACAGCAGCTTTCAGGGAAAGCAGGGGCCCCTGTGGAAACGGTGGTGGCCAAGGAGCGTCCATCGTCCACTTTCTTCGCTGTTCGAAAAGATGGGAAAATTCCGTCACGGACACCTTCCTTGGTCGATAGGACGGCTTCGTTGAGTGGAAGACCGacaccttccccccccgGATCTGTGGAGTCATCACCCGATGGTGCTTCGATCATCAGGCGCGATAGGTCCGGGTCGGTGGTCAATCGTCTCTCCATGTTTGAAGGTGGGAACCCCCCACGGGGCAAGCCGGAATCGGTTCAGGTCACTGCCCGCATCGTGCGAGATCCGACCAGACTGTCAGAGCAGAAGCTTGACCCAGCAGAGTACAACACACACGATCTTCAGCATTCACCGCTGATGGTTGACCTTCAAAAGCGGGTTTCGTTGGAGGTTCAGTCGAGGCCTCTCAGCGCTCTGTCAAGCCGGATGTCTCTGGACCATGGACCCCAGATTGAAAGGAAACAATCCCTGCTGCAGCGTCGTCTCTCAAAGGGCAGCCAGTCGGCGGCTAACGATCGTGAGTCAGTTGCAGATGACGGCCAAGGCGTGCCCCGTGCTGGGAGACGGTCCTCGCTGAACGTGGTCAAAGACTTCATCAAGGGTGCTAAGTCCCCCTCTACCGACAACCTTGCCCCCTCTCCTGGGCAAGCCATGAGCCCTGGCTCGAGATCCTCATCCCGTCCTCCTTCAAGCCATCAGAACACTGCGCCTTCTGGTGGCTTTGCGCGTCGGCTGAGCATTGGCAGCCGTCGTTCTTCAATTGATCAGAACGGCGTGCTCTCCCCTGTCCGTACGACTGAAGCCTCGATTGACTCTGATGCCGAGAGCATCAAGAAGAGCCCTGCTAGCCCCAACCTGGGCAAGAGCAGCCGGACGTCCCGTTTCATGCGTCGCCTTTCCAACACTCTTGTTCCCAACAGCAGAAAGACCGGTCCCCCGTCCATCTCCCCAACTGTCACGGAGGAGAATGCCGCcgaggttgctgctgcctccaGGGCCACCACGGCTACTCCTTCCGCCTCGCCAGCTCAGCCAAGCATTGTTGCCTTCATGGGAGATGTCAATGTCCAGTTTCCCGACAATCTTTTGTGGAAGCGCCGGAGCATTTGCCTTGACAGCCAAGGCTTCTTGATTCTCAGTGCTGTTTCTGGCACTGCCATGCTGCccaccaagaacaaggcggCGGGTCTTCTCAAGCGGTATCACATCACCGACTTCAAGCCTCCTTATACCCCCGATGTTGAGTTGCAGGAGCTTCCCAACAGCGTTGTGCTTGACTTTGTCGAGGGCAGTGGTCTCCAAGTTGCCTGCGAGGATCGGGCTGGCCAGATGAATATCCTGCATA TTCTCACCGAAGCCTACCAGAGCCACTCGCGCTAG